The proteins below come from a single Geobacillus thermoleovorans genomic window:
- the ilvC gene encoding ketol-acid reductoisomerase, producing the protein MAKVYYNGDANEQYLQGKTVAIIGYGSQGHAHAQNLRDSGVRVIVGLRKGKSWEQAEQDGFEVYSVREAAKQADIVMVLLPDEKQPAVYKEEIEPELEPGNALVFAHGFNIHFSQIVPPNHVDVFLVAPKGPGHLVRRTYTEGAGVPALIAVYQDVTGHAKETALAYAKAIGAARAGVLETTFKEETETDLFGEQAVLCGGLTALIKAGFETLVEAGYQPEVAYFECLHEMKLIVDLLYEGGLSWMRYSISDTAQWGDFITGPRIINDAVKAEMKKVLDDIQTGKFAKSWILENQANRPEFNAINRRENEHLIEIVGRELRSMMPFVKAKQIEAVVPGAKN; encoded by the coding sequence ATGGCAAAAGTCTACTATAACGGGGATGCAAACGAACAATATTTGCAAGGGAAAACGGTCGCGATCATCGGCTACGGCTCGCAAGGCCACGCCCATGCGCAAAACTTGCGCGACAGCGGCGTTCGCGTCATCGTCGGACTGCGAAAAGGAAAATCGTGGGAGCAGGCAGAACAAGACGGGTTTGAGGTGTATTCAGTCCGCGAAGCGGCGAAGCAGGCTGATATCGTCATGGTGCTGCTGCCGGATGAGAAGCAGCCGGCCGTGTACAAAGAGGAAATCGAGCCGGAACTCGAGCCAGGCAATGCGCTTGTGTTTGCGCACGGCTTTAACATCCATTTCAGCCAAATTGTCCCACCGAATCATGTTGACGTCTTCTTGGTTGCGCCGAAAGGCCCAGGCCATCTCGTGCGGCGCACATATACGGAAGGAGCGGGCGTGCCGGCGCTCATCGCCGTCTACCAAGATGTGACCGGACACGCGAAAGAAACGGCGCTCGCCTACGCGAAAGCGATCGGCGCTGCTCGAGCTGGGGTGTTGGAGACGACGTTCAAAGAAGAGACGGAAACCGACTTGTTCGGTGAACAAGCGGTGCTGTGCGGTGGGCTGACGGCGCTCATCAAAGCCGGGTTTGAAACGCTCGTTGAAGCCGGGTATCAGCCGGAAGTCGCCTATTTTGAGTGTTTGCATGAGATGAAGCTCATCGTCGATCTCCTTTACGAAGGCGGTTTGTCGTGGATGCGCTATTCGATTTCCGATACGGCGCAATGGGGCGACTTTATCACCGGCCCGCGCATTATTAACGACGCTGTGAAAGCGGAAATGAAAAAGGTGCTCGATGACATTCAAACCGGCAAATTCGCGAAGAGCTGGATTTTGGAAAACCAAGCGAACCGTCCGGAGTTCAACGCCATCAACCGGCGTGAGAATGAGCATTTGATTGAGATTGTCGGACGCGAACTGCGAAGCATGATGCCGTTTGTGAAGGCAAAACAAATCGAGGCGGTGGTGCCAGGTGCGAAAAATTAA
- the ilvN gene encoding acetolactate synthase small subunit: MRRIITMTVNNRPGVLNRITGLFTKRHYNIESITVGHTEIEGISRMTFVVNVDDERTAEQIIKQLNKQIDVLKVNDITDQAIVARELALIKVAAPPAVRQEIYTLIEPFRASIVDVSKDSLVIQVTGEPEKVEALIELLRPYGIKEVARTGTTAFTRGAQKATTNQKTAFII, translated from the coding sequence ATGCGAAGAATCATCACGATGACAGTCAACAACCGCCCCGGCGTCTTAAACCGCATTACCGGGTTGTTTACAAAGCGGCATTACAATATCGAAAGCATTACGGTCGGGCATACGGAAATCGAGGGCATTTCGCGGATGACGTTCGTCGTCAACGTTGACGATGAACGGACGGCGGAGCAAATCATTAAGCAGCTGAACAAGCAGATTGATGTGTTGAAGGTGAATGACATCACCGACCAAGCGATCGTCGCCCGCGAGCTGGCGCTCATTAAAGTTGCCGCTCCTCCGGCGGTCCGCCAGGAAATTTACACGCTCATCGAGCCGTTTCGCGCCTCGATCGTCGACGTAAGCAAAGACAGCCTCGTCATTCAAGTGACCGGCGAGCCGGAGAAAGTCGAGGCGTTGATTGAACTATTGCGCCCGTACGGCATTAAGGAAGTGGCGCGCACGGGAACGACCGCGTTCACCCGCGGGGCGCAAAAAGCGACGACGAATCAGAAAACGGCGTTCATTATTTAA
- a CDS encoding 2-isopropylmalate synthase, translated as MRKIKFFDTTLRDGEQSAGVNLNLQEKLEIARQLERLRVDIIEAGFPASSKGDFEAVKQIAETVRTCSVTGLSRSVRSDIDAAWEALKGGAEPRLHLFIATSPIHMVHKLRMTPEQVIEAAVEAVKYAKRFFPIVQWSAEDACRSELPFLAKIVAEVIKAGASVINIPDTVGYITPKEYGEIFLYLQNNVPNIEKVSLSAHCHDDLGMAVVNSLSAIEHGATQVECTINGIGERAGNAALEEIAVALHIRKDYYQVETRLNLQEIKRTSNLVSKLTGVVVPPNKAVVGKNAFAHESGIHQDGVLKEKTTYEIISPELVGVPSNSMVLGKHSGRHALRNRVEELGYTLSDEEINQLFVRFKELADKKKDITDDDLIALIFEEKFDHFKDFYQLSSIQVQYGTNQIPTAVVVLKDGKGNEIQEAATGAGSVEALYNTLERCFQTPVTLLDYRIESVGGGRDALAQVFVKVRAHDIETSGRGTAQDVLEASAKAYINAINRVFMIEAMRGENEKVATP; from the coding sequence GTGCGAAAAATTAAGTTTTTTGATACCACATTGCGTGATGGGGAACAATCCGCTGGTGTGAACTTGAATTTGCAAGAAAAGTTGGAAATTGCCCGTCAACTTGAACGGCTGCGGGTTGACATCATCGAGGCGGGTTTCCCCGCCTCATCGAAAGGCGATTTTGAGGCGGTCAAACAAATTGCCGAAACGGTGAGAACATGCTCGGTCACCGGGCTGTCGCGCTCGGTCCGAAGCGACATTGATGCGGCGTGGGAGGCGTTAAAAGGCGGCGCGGAGCCGCGGCTCCACCTATTCATCGCCACCTCGCCGATCCATATGGTGCATAAATTGCGGATGACGCCGGAACAAGTGATTGAAGCGGCGGTTGAGGCGGTGAAATACGCGAAGCGCTTTTTCCCGATCGTCCAATGGTCGGCGGAAGATGCGTGCCGAAGCGAGTTGCCGTTTTTGGCGAAAATCGTCGCCGAAGTGATCAAAGCCGGCGCCTCGGTGATCAACATTCCGGATACGGTCGGCTATATTACGCCGAAAGAATACGGGGAAATTTTCCTCTATTTGCAAAACAATGTTCCGAATATTGAAAAGGTTTCGCTCTCCGCTCATTGTCATGATGACTTGGGCATGGCGGTGGTGAACTCGCTGTCGGCCATTGAACATGGAGCGACGCAGGTCGAGTGCACGATCAACGGCATCGGCGAGCGGGCCGGCAATGCGGCGCTTGAGGAAATCGCTGTCGCCCTTCACATCCGCAAAGACTACTATCAAGTGGAAACGCGCCTCAATTTGCAGGAAATTAAGCGCACAAGCAATCTTGTCAGCAAGCTGACCGGGGTCGTCGTTCCACCCAACAAAGCGGTCGTCGGCAAAAACGCGTTTGCGCATGAATCGGGCATCCATCAAGACGGCGTCTTAAAAGAAAAAACGACATACGAAATCATTTCGCCGGAGCTCGTCGGCGTGCCGTCGAATTCGATGGTGCTCGGCAAACATTCCGGCCGCCATGCGCTTCGCAACCGGGTTGAGGAGCTCGGCTACACGTTGTCCGATGAAGAAATCAATCAGCTGTTTGTCCGTTTTAAAGAATTGGCGGACAAAAAGAAGGACATTACCGACGACGATTTAATCGCGTTGATTTTCGAAGAGAAGTTCGACCACTTTAAAGATTTTTACCAATTGTCTTCCATTCAAGTGCAATACGGGACGAATCAAATTCCGACAGCGGTAGTTGTACTGAAAGACGGGAAGGGGAATGAAATCCAAGAAGCGGCGACCGGCGCCGGCAGCGTCGAGGCGCTGTACAATACATTGGAACGTTGCTTCCAAACGCCGGTGACGCTGCTTGACTACCGGATCGAATCGGTCGGCGGCGGCCGCGATGCGTTGGCCCAAGTGTTCGTCAAAGTGCGCGCCCATGACATCGAGACGAGCGGGCGCGGCACTGCACAAGACGTGTTGGAAGCATCGGCGAAAGCGTACATCAACGCCATCA